One stretch of Acropora muricata isolate sample 2 chromosome 12, ASM3666990v1, whole genome shotgun sequence DNA includes these proteins:
- the LOC136893619 gene encoding golgin subfamily A member 6-like protein 22, producing the protein MTCCFAEKSSPPSVLKQNVEPLNEDSCGRAWLADHLNCIPEPKFKVSKRAVRERFTLLAEKFKNKMKAEEKASGIDTEMSELDVLLEEIVEKEEEFDKDQSEQKAKEDQSKAEAYDIRLKAMESLKESKKRRSEEDEKQLPKKRRGSEALDYLREKMDGDKYLREKELEIKVKEQERDEQRQMLAEDQHKDMMAMMNRQQQEMQQMQMRFFEQQQQQNNLLLALFQKALTK; encoded by the coding sequence ATGACGTGTTGCTTTGCAGAGAAATCCTCACCACCGAGCGTTTTAAAGCAAAACGTCGAACCCCTCAACGAGGACAGCTGTGGCAGAGCATGGCTGGCAGATCATCTTAATTGTATCCCTGAACCGAAGTTTAAAGTCTCAAAAAGAGCTGTCCGTGAGCGCTTTACATTGCTTgcagaaaaatttaaaaataagatGAAAGCCGAAGAAAAAGCATCGGGAATAGATACAGAGATGAGTGAATTAGATGTTTTACTTGAGGAGATtgtggaaaaagaagaagagtttgatAAAGATCAGTCCGAGCAGAAGGCAAAAGAAGACCAAAGTAAAGCCGAAGCGTACGATATCAGGCTAAAGGCGATGGAAAGCTTAAAAGAGAGTAAGAAAAGAAGGTCTGAAGAAGATGAAAAGCAGTTGCCTAAGAAGAGAAGAGGCTCAGAAGCACTGGATTATCTGAGAGAAAAAATGGATGGTGATAAATACCTGAGGGAGAAAGAATTAGAGATTAAAGTGAAAGAGCAGGAGAGAGATGAACAACGGCAAATGTTGGCGGAAGATCAACACAAAGACATGATGGCAATGATGAATcgacaacaacaagaaatgcaACAAATGCAAATGAGGTTTTTcgaacaacaacagcagcaaaacAACCTACTTCTCGCTTTATTTCAGAAAGCTCTGACGAAGTAA
- the LOC136893620 gene encoding uncharacterized protein, with protein MSDTASSPIHVSSFSEEERAELLAQQPSTSSAVRDDSHGQPNAEESPLQVSEIPGSPRRPEELNAQPQQSAAKKQRLTAYALDVESLPHDLKEFLQAVRQYFTQSVNLEREKAAVSMSTFSKCQERMLCFLGYCKTTLGSEETLNTDCFLRTRLIEGYVEFLREVRKCSSATMSNHLSALIYAAKFLHRNAAPDYKDVAIIRRLRAQARILQKEGDNERPQTKEDLQAQNRWLPWEEIVTAVRTQREKFELTVPAKPKARECADLLLLSIYVFIPPSRGLEIRTLEIVGEEESLEARKDTARNLLIQMANGDIRLHFSNFKTRKFVGRDELALGREDELCRLMNVYIKDHRPKLVTASSQRYLLLVSFETRLHGLSNRVCKLQPFTPSWPNQGSNLTLSPH; from the exons ATGTCTGATACAGCGAGCTCTCCAATCCATGTCTCATCGTTCAGTGAAGAAGAGAGGGCGGAACTCTTGGCTCAGCAACCTTCCACGTCTTCTGCTGTGCGGGATGACAGCCACGGTCAGCCCAACGCCGAGGAGTCGCCCTTACAAGTGTCTGAAATCCCTGGCAGCCCTCGACGACCAGAGGAATTGAACGCGCAGCCCCAACAGTCAGCCGCCAAGAAGCAGAGGCTAACCGCCTACGCTCTGGATGTGGAAAGCCTGCCTCATGATTTGAAGGAATTTCTTCAGGCTGTGAGGCAGTATTTCACCCAGAGCGTCAATCTGGAAAGGGAAAAGGCTGCGGTTTCGATGTCTACTTTTAGCAAGTGTCAAGAAAGGATGCTTT GCTTCCTGGGCTACTGCAAGACGACATTGGGCAGTGAAGAAACGCTTAACACAGATTGTTTCCTCAGAACGCGCCTGATAGAAGGCTATGTGGAGTTCTTGCGG gaGGTTCGGAAATGTAGCTCAGCAACGATGTCGAACCACCTGAGTGCCCTCATATACGCAGCCAAATTCCTGCACAGAAATGCTGCACCAGACTATAAGGACGTGGCCATCATCAGAAGGCTCCGAGCACAGGCACGAATCTTGCAGAAGGAGGGCGACAACGAAAGACCCCAGACCAAAGAGGACTTACAAGCCCAAAACCGCTGGCTCCCATG GGAGGAGATAGTAACTGCTGTGCGCACCCAGCGGGAGAAGTTCGAGTTGACGGTGCCCGCCAAGCCGAAGGCCAGGGAATGCGCGGATTTGCTCCTGCTGTCCATTTACGTCTTCATTCCCCCATCTAGAGGGCTGGAAATCCGAACTTTGGAGATAGTGGGGGAAGAAGAATCGCTGGAAGCGCGCAAGGATACAGCCAGGAATCTCTTGATTCAGATGGCCAACGGTGACATCAGGCTGCATTTCTCCAACTTCAAAACGCGCAAGTTCGTCGGGCGGGACGAATTGGCTCTTGGG AGGGAAGACGAGCTTTGCCGCTTGATGAATGTATACATCAAGGACCACAGGCCTAAACTGGTGACGGCATCCAGCCAGCGTTACCTGCTGTTGGTGAGTTTTGAGACGAGACTGCATGGCCTCTCTAATAGGGTTTGTAAATTGCAGCCATTCACACCCAGCTGGCCGAATCAAGGATCTAACCTAACCCTAAGCCCACACTAA
- the LOC136893622 gene encoding uncharacterized protein encodes MRLQYIFADSAGKPHPFHVKSNWQPPPQPSVALESYLERTKFEIASITFSKEKDNLSAKQIGNIVKTLFDNGHIDNMTYKWLSSGQKPPRIPEFYTLTKIHKNTPVGQPIVSGSSGPTEHISSFVDSLLPPIAQKQESYIKDTTHFINFIENTPLPDGAVLATFDVCSLYTNIPQEEGIEVVCQYYQEHYQSKTPIPTQSLGDLMGLILKENSFKFNDKHYLQTHGIAMGTKMAVAFAVIFMAHIEKQLLANSPNKPLIWKRFIDDIFSVWTLPEAEINNFVEFANSIHTTIKFTHEMSSEKIVFLDTEVFKGPRFITDKILDVQTHFKPTETFQYTHFSSCHPLSVKKGFVKGEALRLLRTNSVKESFEFKKLQFLTRLLERGYPKSFAEDILTKIKFSMRNTALQNKPKTSKKIIPFVTTFNPATPNLKKILIKHWHLIAGNHNLGQIFKNPPMVAYRKDKSLKNYLVRARIPSL; translated from the exons ATGCGCTTACAATATATATTTGCTGACTCAGCAGGCAAGCCCCACCCATTCCACGTTAAATCAAACTGGCAACCGCCACCACAACCATCAGTGGCACTGGAAAGCTATTTGGAACGCACAAAATTTGAGATTGCCTCCATCactttttcaaaggaaaaagatAACCTCTCAGCAAAACAAA TTGGAAATATAGTCAAAACTCTGTTCGATAATGGACACATTGACAATATGACCTACAAATGGCTTTCTTCAGGCCAAAAGCCACCGCGAATACCAGAATTTTACACGCTGaccaaaatacacaaaaacacaCCTGTCGGCCAACCAATTGTTTCTGGTAGCAGTGGCCCAACAGAACACATCTCCAGTTTTGTTGACTCTCTTTTACCACCGATCGCTCAAAAACAAGAGTCATATATTAAAGACACTACCCACTTTatcaacttcattgaaaacactcCACTTCCCGACGGAGCGGTTCTAGCTACCTTTGACGTTTGTTCACTTTACACTAACATTCCCCAGGAGGAGGGAATCGAAGTTGTTTGTCAATATTACCAAGAGCACTACCAGTCAAAAACACCCATCCCTACACAATCACTAGGGGACCTCATGGGACTGATCCTTAAAGAAAACTCTTTTAAATTCAATGACAAACACTACCTACAAACGCACGGaatagctatgggcacaaaaatggcagtagcTTTCGCCGTCATTTTTATGGCGCACATTGAAAAACAGCTACTAGCCAACAGTCCAAATAAACCTCTCATCTGGAAGAGATTTATCGATGACATCTTCTCAGTGTGGACCTTACCCGAAGCAGAAatcaacaattttgttgaattcGCCAACTCAATCCACACAACAATTAAATTCACGCATGAAATGTCATCAGAAAAGATCGTTTTCCTTGATACCGAAGTTTTTAAAGGCCCGAGGTTCATTACTGACAAAATCCTTGATGTTCAAACACATTTTAAGCCGACGGAAACGTTCCAATATACACACTTCTCCTCATGCCACCCTCTAAGCGTTAAGAAGGGTTTTGTAAAAGGAGAAGCTTTGCGCTTACTAAGAACAAACTCAGTTAAAGAATCCTTTGAGTTTAAGAAATTACAATTCTTAACAcggcttttagaacgaggctACCCCAAAAGCTTCGCCGAGGATATCCTAACCAAAATAAAATTCTCAATGCGCAATACAGCTTTACAAAACAAACCTAAAACATCCAAGAAAATTATCCCTTTCGTCACCACTTTCAATCCTGCTACACCAAACCTTAAAAAGATCCTTATAAAACACTGGCACCTTATAGCGGGCAACCACAATCTCGGGCAAATATTCAAAAATCCCCCAATGGTTGCTTATCGGAAGGACAAGTCTCTGAAAAACtatcttgtcagagcaagaattccttcactttaa
- the LOC136893623 gene encoding uncharacterized protein: MSSVFLRDVGGLAPFDCSDTAGISARWERWLRAFELFADGKGVKHADQKKALMLHTAGLSVQDIFFTLNDGTGENNYLKAKDALDKYFKPQANVPYERLCFCEMSQLPSETEEQFVTRLRQKAQSCEFGDAAAVDEQIRDQVISKCLSHNIRRKLLEKGKILTLHQLREIARVMEDSEKQACKIESAANEVNRVSVDSNGEGHPRVGGKQSTVRCFCCGNVDHKANDKVCPARGKRCRKCNNLGHFEKVCKTKLKTSEGRKGGKDRRVRQVGVGVDETDDSEYAFGVLGGADNPDNGEISVKIGGVQVTMIIDSESEGHALLGQETAIALGVLQLRPQINSLQLSTDGENRGPNILDKFPGCCEGIGKLKDFQLKIPIDAEVQPVAQPIRRVPYHLRDKLTNKLKELVELDIIEKVSGPSTWVSPVVVVPKPTGDIRLCVDMRQANMAVKRERYPIPTTDEVLQDLNQSKFFSKLDLNSAYHQIELAPESRDITTFGTHDGLYRYKRLMFGISCAPEMYQKVTRL, encoded by the exons ATGTCGAGCGTATTTTTGAGAGATGTGGGTGGATTAGCGCCTTTTGATTGTTCCGATACGGCTGGAATTTCTGCACGATGGGAAAGATGGCTTCGAGCTTTTGAGTTATTCGCGGATGGGAAAGGAGTCAAACATGCTGACCAGAAGAAAGCTTTAATGTTGCATACCGCTGGGTTAAGTGTTCAGGATATTTTCTTCACACTGAATGATGGAACAGGCGAAAACAATTATCTGAAGGCAAAGGATGCGTTGgataaatattttaagccgcaGGCAAATGTTCCGTacgaaaggctttgtttttgtGAGATGAGTCAACTGCCAAGCGAAACTGAGGAACAGTTTGTGACGCGATTGAGGCAGAAAGCCCAATCTTGTGAATTTGGAGATGCTGCTGCTGTGGATGAGCAAATTCGCGACCAGGTGATCAGCAAGTGTTTGTCACACAACATTCGCCGAAAGCTTCTTGAGAAAGGGAAAATCTTGACTCTTCATCAACTGAGAGAAATCGCTCGCGTAATGGAAGATTCTGAGAAACAGGCTTGCAAGATTGAAAGTGCAGCTAATGAAGTGAACCGTGTTAGTGTTGATTCGAATGGAGAAGGACACCCGAGAGTAGGTGGAAAACAAAGTACCGTTCGATGTTTTTGTTGTGGAAATGTGGATCATAAGGCCAATGATAAAGTCTGCCCCGCAAGAGGAAAAAGGTGCAGAAAGTGTAATAATTTGGGCCATTTCGAGAAAGTGTGCAAAACTAAACTGAAGACATCAGAGGGGAGGAAAGGCGGCAAGGATCGCAGAGTAAGGCAAGTAGGTGTTGGAGTTGATGAAACTGATGATAGTGAATATGCTTTTGGTGTTTTGGGTGGTGCAGATAACCCAGACAATGGCGAAATTTCTGTGAAGATAGGAGGGGTTCAAGTTACCATGATTATTGATTCAG AGAGTGAGGGACATGCCCTTTTGGGGCAGGAGACAGCTATTGCTCTAGGAGTGTTGCAGCTGAGACCTCAAATCAATTCACTGCAGTTATCCACTGATGGTGAGAACAGGGGACCCAATATTTTAGACAAGTTTCCAGGATGTTGTGAAGGCATTGGAAAACTGAAAGATTTTCAGTTAAAGATTCCTATTGATGCAGAGGTACAACCTGTAGCACAGCCAATAAGACGTGTCCCTTATCATCTCCGGGATAAATTAACCAACAAATTGAAGGAACTTGTTGAACTTGACATTATTGAGAAAGTCAGTGGACCAAGTACATGGGTCTCACCAGTAGTAGTTGTACCAAAGCCAACGGGTGACATCCGTTTATGCGTCGATATGCGGCAGGCCAACATGGCAGTGAAACGAGAACGGTATCCGATACCAACCACTGACGAAGTCTTACAAGATTTAAATCAAAGCAAGTTTTTCAGTAAGCTAGATCTTAATTCTGCTTACCATCAGATTGAGTTGGCCCCAGAGTCGAGAGATATCACCACTTTTGGTACCCATGATGGACTGTACCGATACAAACGGCTTATGTTCGGTATAAGTTGTGCCCCAGAGATGTATCAGAAAGTCACAAGACTGTGA